In one Pseudomonas purpurea genomic region, the following are encoded:
- a CDS encoding DUF1652 domain-containing protein: MFAIHELCRTIESGFAPLSCTCTVNADGLLMINVFDPITGRVDLLLTGVSTAKLTNSRAIANLIGELRTEIRAGRRAFAGGLSDCAG; this comes from the coding sequence ATGTTCGCCATTCATGAGCTATGTCGCACCATTGAATCAGGCTTCGCTCCGCTTTCTTGCACGTGCACCGTGAATGCTGACGGATTGTTGATGATTAACGTTTTCGACCCGATAACCGGGCGCGTTGATCTGTTGTTGACGGGCGTCTCGACAGCGAAGCTGACCAACAGCCGGGCAATCGCCAATTTGATCGGTGAGCTTCGTACTGAAATCAGGGCCGGACGCAGAGCCTTCGCGGGCGGCCTCAGTGATTGTGCCGGGTAG
- a CDS encoding serine hydrolase, whose translation MGLAALLISACAGASDFPDAAASDPAKLGWMIGSPPPVDRIIRFEDGSYFRFPALRWSVSNFRQLMPTVNVSRGLGAPVALPNALRSDIDGLRFIPLGAKDFMTWEQSLAATYTDGIVVMHRGQVVYERYFGVLKPEGQHAAMSVTKSVIGTLGAALVAEGRIDASQRVSFYVPELSHSAFGNATLRQVLDMTTGLKYSEDYADPNAEVWAHASAGSPLPKPKDYEGPRSYYEFLQTVQLQGQHGSAFAYKTINTDVLGWVIARVTGRNVAQWFSETLWSRLGAEQDAYFTVDSIGTPFAGGGLNTGLRDLARFAEMMRNEGRFNGQQILPKAVIEDIRKGGDKGAFAKAGYGLLQGWSYRNMWWVSHNPDSAYMARGVHGQSIYIDPKAEMVIVRYASHPVAANAANDPVTLAAFDALAQHLLKKP comes from the coding sequence CCCGGATGCCGCGGCCAGCGATCCGGCGAAGCTTGGCTGGATGATCGGCTCGCCTCCCCCGGTCGACCGCATCATTCGCTTTGAGGACGGCAGCTATTTCCGGTTTCCCGCATTGCGCTGGAGCGTTTCGAACTTTCGTCAGTTGATGCCCACCGTCAATGTCTCCCGTGGGCTGGGCGCCCCCGTTGCGCTGCCGAACGCATTGCGCAGCGACATCGATGGGCTGCGTTTCATACCGCTAGGCGCAAAGGACTTCATGACCTGGGAGCAATCGCTGGCCGCGACCTACACCGACGGAATCGTGGTGATGCATCGCGGCCAGGTGGTTTATGAACGTTATTTCGGTGTACTCAAGCCAGAGGGCCAGCACGCGGCAATGTCTGTCACCAAGTCAGTGATCGGAACGCTGGGCGCTGCGCTCGTGGCTGAAGGTCGGATCGATGCCAGCCAACGAGTCTCTTTCTACGTGCCGGAACTGAGCCACTCGGCATTTGGCAATGCGACGCTGCGCCAGGTACTCGACATGACCACCGGGCTCAAGTACAGCGAGGATTATGCCGACCCGAACGCCGAAGTCTGGGCTCATGCCTCTGCCGGCAGCCCCTTGCCCAAGCCCAAGGACTATGAGGGGCCGCGCAGCTATTACGAATTTCTCCAGACCGTACAACTGCAAGGCCAACACGGCAGCGCGTTCGCCTACAAGACCATCAATACCGATGTGCTGGGCTGGGTGATTGCCAGGGTCACTGGACGCAACGTCGCACAATGGTTTTCTGAAACCCTCTGGAGTCGCCTGGGTGCCGAACAGGATGCCTACTTCACCGTTGACTCCATCGGAACGCCATTTGCCGGCGGTGGCTTGAACACGGGTCTGCGGGACCTGGCGCGCTTCGCCGAAATGATGCGCAACGAGGGTCGCTTCAATGGCCAGCAGATCCTGCCCAAAGCCGTTATCGAGGATATCCGCAAGGGCGGTGACAAAGGCGCATTCGCTAAAGCGGGTTACGGCCTGCTGCAAGGCTGGAGTTATCGCAATATGTGGTGGGTGAGCCACAATCCTGATAGCGCTTACATGGCGCGGGGCGTTCACGGCCAGAGTATCTACATCGATCCAAAGGCCGAAATGGTGATTGTGCGCTATGCCTCCCACCCCGTGGCCGCCAATGCGGCCAATGATCCAGTCACACTCGCGGCGTTCGATGCCCTGGCTCAACATCTGCTCAAGAAGCCCTGA